The Chitinibacter bivalviorum genomic interval CCCAAGATAGTAAAAAAGCCACGATTCATCGGATCGCCTGGGCGTTTTGTGAGCAATGTGTTGTGCTTATATCACGGTTTTATGACATTCTCACGGTGACTTGTCATGAGTCTGCAGCAAATCAAATATTCAGTTGCGTGCTATTATCTTGGCCATTGGCCTTTTTTGTGACGCTTGTGTATGGATATTCTCCAGTCGCTTATCGGAATATTTACCGATTATGGCTACTTGGCCGTCTTCTCAGTGCTGCTGATCTGCGGCTTTGGGATTCCAATTCCAGAGGATGTCTCTCTGGTTGCCGGCGGCGTTATTTCTGGCTTGGGGTATGCCCACGTACACACCATGTTTGCCGTCGGTATGGCAGGGGTGCTGGTCGGCGATAGCTGTATGTTTTTGCTGGGGCGTTATTTTGGTACGACTCTGCTGGAACATCGCTACTTCAAGCGCATGATGACCCCCGAGCGTTACGAAGCGGTGCAAGATAAGTTTGAGCGTTATGGCAACCGTGTGCTGTTTGTTGCGCGCTTTTTGCCTGGCCTGCGGGCTCCGATTTATCTCACTGCGGGCATGTCTTGCCGCATTTCATACCTACGATTTTTATTACTCGATGGTTTTGCCGCTTTAATTAGCGTGCCGATCTGGGTTTATCTTGGTTACTATGGCGCATCGAATCACCAATGGCTCATGACTTGGCTGGGGCGTGGGCAAGTTGCTATTTTCGCGCTGCTAGGGCTGGTGCTGCTGTTCGTATTGTGCTGGTACCTGAAACAAAAACGCGCCAAAAAGAACTGTTAATGCGTGAGATCATCGCTTTCTATTTGGTTTTATTGAAACGATAGATTCATCGCATTGTTCATGATTAGCAACGCTCAGTGAGATCACTTTGCCGTTGCAACTTTAATCACCCTGCGGGGTGAGTGATATTCTAGAATACTTCAACGAGCTAACACAATGTCCCGCCCTATTGAGGCTGTCATTCACAGCGCCGCACTCAAGCATAATTATCAACTCATCAAGCGACAGGCGCCCACCGCAAAAGCCTTTGCCGTGATCAAAGCCAATGCCTATGGACATGGAGTAGAGCGGGTTTGCGCCGCATTGCCTGAAGCTGATGGCTTTGCGATTTTGGAGTTAGATGCGGCGATCGCGCTGCGAACTCAAGGCATTACCCAGCCGATTTTGCTGCTGGAAGGCGCATTTAGCCCGCTAGAAATGCAGCGCTGTGCACAATATCAATTGATGTTTGCGATTCATGAGCCTCGACATTTGCAGTGGCTGGCCGATACCGAGCTTGAGCGTCCGGTCGATGTATTTCTCAAGCTCAATACCGGTATGAACAGGCTTGGTTTCCCCGCAGCAGACGTGACTTCGCTGGTGGCGCAATTGCAAGCCATGGCCAATGTGGCCTCGGTGACGTTAATGACACACTTTGCCACTGCGGATGAGCCCGAGCAAGGAATCGCCAAGCAATGGGGCAATTTTCAGCAGCACTGCGCTGATTTGAATATGCCCGCAACGCTGGCCAATTCGGCGGCAATTTTTGCGTACCCTGAAGTGCACGCGCAGTGGGTTAGACCCGGGATTGCACTCTATGGCTCGTCGCCATTTGCGCATCGCAGCGCGCAGGAGCTCGATCTACACGCGGCGATGACCTTGCGTTCACGCATCATTGCGGTGCAGTCCTTGCAGGCGGGCGACACGGTTGGCTACGGTGCGAGCTTTATTGCCGATCGAGCGATGAAAATCGGCGTGGTTGCCTGCGGTTATGCGGATGGATACCCACGTCATGCACCGACTGGGACGCCGATTTTGGTGGCCGGGCAACTCAGCCGAGTCCTCGGGCGAGTTTCGATGGACATGCTGTGTGTTGATTTAACAGACATCGCCGATGCGCAAATCGATGCCGAAGTGGAACTTTGGGGGCAAAGATTGTCTATTGATTTGGTTGCTCAGGCGGCAGGAACAATTGCGTATGAATTAATGTGCGCAATTGCAAATCGTGTGCCCGTTCGTACTAATTAATGTGAAATTGCGCTGTTATTTTGGGCAAATTGATGTCTAAATACCCCAATTGAGACGGTTTCAATTACAATATTCCGGTTTTATTAATTTTTCCAGCCAGCAGGTTAATCATGGCATTGATCGTACAAAAATATGGCGGCACATCGGTTGGCTCTCCTGACCGAATTAAAAATGTAGCGCGTCGCGTCGCCAAGTTTAAAGCCCAAGGGCATGATTTGGTGGTGGTTCTGTCTGCGATGTCAGGCGAAACCAATCGTCTGATCGCTTTGGCTAAAGAAATGCAAGCCAATCCTGATCCACGTGAGCTTGACGTAATTGTTTCTACTGGCGAGCAGGTTACGATCGGCTTGCTGGTGATGGCATTAAAAGAAATGGGTCTGGACGCTGTTTCTTATACTGGCGGCCAAGTCAAAATCCTGACCGATAGCTCGCACACTAAAGCGCGTATTCAGCACATTGACGACGCCAATATGCGTGCCGATCTGAATGCCGGTCGCATTGTTGTGGTGGCTGGTTTCCAAGGGGTTGACCCGAACGGCAATATCACGACCTTGGGTCGTGGCGGCTCGGATACTTCCGGTGTGGCATTGGCTGCGGCATTAAAAGCGGATGAGTGCCAGATTTATACCGACGTTGATGGCGTCTACACCACTGACCCACGCGTTGTGCCTGAAGCAAAAAAACTGAAAACGATTACGTTTGAAGAAATGCTGGAAATGGCGAGCTTGGGCTCAAAAATCCTGCAAATTCGTTCGGTTGAATTTGCTGGTAAATACAATGTGAAATTGCGCGTATTGTCCTCGTTCCAAGAAGAAGGCGAGGGTACGTTGATTACTTTTGAGGAAGACTCTACCGTGGAAAAACCAGTCATCTCTGGCATCGCCTTTAATCGCGACGAAGCCCGCATCAATGTGATCGGTGTTCCTGATAAACCAGGTATCGCTTACCAAATCTTGGGCCCAGTGGCTGACGCCAACATCGATGTGGATATGATTATCCAGAACGTCGGTCAAGACGGTACTACTGACTTCTCGTTCACTGTGCCAAAAGGCGAGATGGCGCGTGCAATCAAGGTGCTCGAAGGCGTTCAAAGTCATATCGGCGGTAAGTCGGTATCGGGCGACGACAAGATCTGCAAAGTATCTATCGTCGGCGTGGGGATGCGTTCACACGTTGGCGTTGCGTCAACGATGTTCCGTACCTTGGCTGAAGAGGGCATCAATATCCAAATGATCTCTACCTCGGAAATCAAGATTTCTGTGGTTGTCGATGAGAAATATCTGGAATTGGCTGTACGCGTACTGCACAAAGCATTTGGTCTGGATCAGCAAGGCTAATTGCTGTCGCCTTTTTTGGGCTATCCGAGCCGCCGTAACTGCATTAAATATGCCGTCGGCGGCTTTTTTGTTGCTGGCGTGCTAATGTCGGCACAAGATTGAAAATGTGTTTTCCAATCTGGCTGAAAAGGTGAGGGTGGATTTTTGTCTTTTCTGTGAGGCACTTATGCAACCAGTCGGAAATAATTTGCGATAAGTGTTGACGAGGTTCTGGGGTGTAGGTATTATCTCGCTTCTCTGAACGGAGACGTGGATGAGTGGCTGAAATCACCTCCCTGCTAAGGAGACATACGGGCTTAAACCTGTATCGAGGGTTCGAATCCCTCCGTCTCCGCCAGAGGCTGTAAATTGTTGTGTATAGTGCGCCCGTAGCTCAGTTGGATAGAGTATTTGGCTACGAACCAAAGGGTCGGGCGTTCGAATCGCTCCGGGCGCACCAACACCACAATGTAGTATGATGTTTTAGATGTCCCTATAGTTTAGCGGTTAGAACACTGCCCTTTCACGGCGGCGGCCGGGGTTCGATTCCCCGTGGGGACGCCAAAAGCGTCAAGTAATACAGTATAAAAGTTTTAAATCAGTGCGCCCGTAGCTCAGTTGGATAGAGTATTTGGCTACGAACCAAAGGGTCGGGCGTTCGAATCGCTCCGGGCGCACCAATTTAAATCTGTATGCTGAGTTGTTTTAAGTATGTCCCTATAGTTTAGCGGTTAGAACACTGCCCTTTCACGGCGGCGGCCGGGGTTCGATTCCCCGTGGGGACGCCACTTTATTCCCGGCGTCAAGATAGTACGTCAGTTGGAATGTCGAAGCAGCAACATCAAGTTCCACCTTCTGAATCAATCCACGAATAAAGTCTTTCAAGCGTTCCCTGTCTAGGTACGCCATATCTTCAGCAATACCCTTCATAATTTTGGAAACCTGAACCTCTGTTAGGTTTCGAACTGCTTGAGCTTCTTTTTCAACTTCGGTTCTTCGAACTACATCCTCTTCTAAAGCTATACGCCGTTGCTCATAGCTCTCAATTTGTCTTAAGAGCGGTGCTGGCGATGTTGTTTGAGCCAACAACTCTGTGATGCGAATAATATGCCGCTCGATGTCCGCAAGTTCTTTGCGTAGATTCGGTAGCTCGGTATCGCGCATTTTCGCTTCAGTCTGGCGTTTGGCCGCTTTTGTGAATGCAGCGACGAAATCATGGGCTAGTAAATTGTCGGTCAACTGCGCCAATACAGCAGGCTCAATCACATCGGCTTTAATTCGCTTACCTTTCCCTGCCCGATAAGAACCTTCGCCATCACTATGCCAAGCAGTGCCATCCGGTGATTTTAAAATGCCTGAAAGCAAATAGTCGCTTCGCGTTCGCCGGCTTTTAGACATGCTGCTCGTTTCGAGCATATTCAGGATTGCGTCTGCCTCATCATCAGTAATGAGAGCGGGATGCGTGTTGTGCTGTATGACCCACTCGCTCCGAGGTTTGCGTTTTTCACCCCCGACGTAACCCGTATCATTGATTTCGTTGCGTTGATTCCAAACGGTATGTCCTGCGTAGGTGAGGGCATTCCACTCTATTCCGATTGCGGTAGAGCCCGCTATTTTGAGACCCGCGTCTTTAAGTGCGAGCTGACGCGATCCTCCCATTGCTTTTGCCTTTAGGTACTTACGCACTTTATCGGCTTCATCAGACAGAGCTAGGCGCGATTTTACGACGGGGGTGCCTTCGCGTAGTGCGCCTGTTTCGATGTGCTCTAAGCGATACCCGAGCGGCGCACGGCCGCCTGCGCGCCAGCCTTGGCGAACATTCTCAGTCATGCCTGCTAAGCCCTTGGCTTTTGACGTCAGGCTATGCCACTCATCCATTGCTTGAAGAATGGATTTCAGCAGCATTTCAGTAACCGGGTCGGTGTCAGGTAGGCTCTTATAGATAACCTTTACCCCAAATTTCCGGCACTCAACTTCTTCGAATATGAGCGAGATATGACGTCGACGTGCTAGTCGCGATGTATCAAGGATAAGTAAGGCATCCCATCCGCGTCGCTTGTTACGTACTGCGGCAACCAGAGCTTGAAACCCAGGCCGTTGCTCATCCTTGCCCGACTCGACAACATCTGTAAATTCGGCAGTGAGAAGATAGCCGCGTTCAGCTGCTAGTTCTTGCAGCTGTCGGCGCTGAGCATCGATGCTCACATCCGAGCGGTCTTTGCTGCTCCGCAAGTAGAGTGCTGCTTTCGTGACCATGGTCGAATTCATCCAAAAAATGCAGTGCGAGTTCCACCGCTTTCGCAACATCTGGTCGCCCAATGGAGGGCAGAGGGCTCAAAATCATATTGAGCCCCGCTTAAGGTGGTTCTGCAAGCTAAAAAGCAGTTCAACGTAATTGCTAATCAGTAATGCTGAGAACGCTATTTTGACTTTAGTACATTGTTTGCCTGCTACAACAAATGACACAGAAATGCTCCATCAGGGCACCTGATGGCATGGGGTGCTAATTTTTCCTATGAACTGCCCTGATGTTTAAATGCTGAATTTCCTCTGGAACCCACGCTCGGTGCGTTGCAAAATTATGCTGCCCAAACTTAGGCATTGGTAAGTATAGGGTTGCAACTGCAGCATGAATTGGCATCTTCGATGCCAGCAGTCAATCCGCGTCTAGTCCGGGGAGGGCTTCGAGTACCAGCGTTGTGTGATTAAGTCGTGAAAACTTAATGAATCCGTTGCGCAGCAACTCCTGGTTGCGGGTTTTTTGTTTTGCTGTAAACGCACCGAAGCCACTAGCTAGGTGTTCTTTCAGTCTGATTCTAAAGCGCTGAGCGGCGGCGTTAGCAATAACGATATGCACCTTTGAGATTTTTGAGTTTTCAACGAAACACATATATCGAATGGCAATGATGAGTTTTTCAAAATCAGCATCGCTGCGACTGCAGTTCTCAACTTCAATCCATTCAATGCCGTCGTTGTTCTCAAGCACCAAGTCAGGGATTTTTGCGTGTATTTCTTCGATGCTGAACGCATCGCGCTTAATCCCGAACTTCTGTTCAAAAACAGGAGACACCTCTGCACGAACTTCAAGTTCGCTCCAGATTTTGGGTGCCAGATAATCACCGCTATACAAAATGGCATACACACTGTTGCAAGCCGTACGGTGCGCATGGGCATGTCTTAACCAATCTCGAGCGTGGCTTTTGCCATCAGGGAGTTCAAGGTCATTTAAGGCCAGCCAATCTACGCCTTTTTTGCTGAGTGCAATCAATAGCTGAGTGGTCACACTGTCTTGTTTGGTTACGACCAACTTTTGTTCTGTGAGCCATTTAACCGTGCGGCTGGCCATCACTAATGCACTTGCATCGGTACGTCGCCAAATGGCCTTGGCAATTTGCCGTAGGCTCGCGTAGCCAACATGCGCTAGATAAAGCATGACTTTGATGCGGTTTTGTTCACCTTGCTGTTTTTTACTGAGGGACATTCGGTGTTCCTATTTGTGGTTGGATACACCGTATAGTGCTCAGGCTGAGCATGATTGATGTTATGCGGGATGTTTTGTCTGCTTAAACATCAAAAATAAGCAGCCCCATCAAGCCCTCCGACCTCTCACTACGCAGCCCTGCGGCCTGCTGCGCGGGGATAAATCCCCTTGCAATGAGGACGTTTTGGCTGACGGGCTGGACGCCCTACCAAAACTCTGCCGCTAGGGCGGCAGCCTCACCGGTCCCCCGAGCACGCTCGGGAAACCGCCTTGCAGTGGCGCTCCCGATGGTCGCGGTCCTGTCGGACTCGTGGCTCACCCAATCTGCCGCGTGGCGTCAGACCGGGGCCCTGCCACGCCCACCGCAACGCGGTTTCCCGAGAGAACTCGGGGGATGGCTTCGCCCCCGGCGAACGGTCGTCAGTTGGGACTGACTCACAAGCTGCTGAACGCAGCTTGTGACCGTTCCCGGCTCCCCCACACCGACATCGCTGGGGCGATGACGGCTGCTTCGGGCTGGACGCCCTGCGCGCCCCTGCGGGGTGTCTCTACGCGATTGAACCGGTACTTAATGTTTTTATCGTTGCTGGATCCGCGCCTTGAAGCACCTCGTCCGCATTGAAAAGGCGTCTGTCAGCAGCGACATGCATGCTGGTTCATTTGCACAAATTTCTTTGAGAGGCGACAATCGGCCAAGAGCGGAAGTAACG includes:
- a CDS encoding DedA family protein, which gives rise to MDILQSLIGIFTDYGYLAVFSVLLICGFGIPIPEDVSLVAGGVISGLGYAHVHTMFAVGMAGVLVGDSCMFLLGRYFGTTLLEHRYFKRMMTPERYEAVQDKFERYGNRVLFVARFLPGLRAPIYLTAGMSCRISYLRFLLLDGFAALISVPIWVYLGYYGASNHQWLMTWLGRGQVAIFALLGLVLLFVLCWYLKQKRAKKNC
- the alr gene encoding alanine racemase, producing the protein MSRPIEAVIHSAALKHNYQLIKRQAPTAKAFAVIKANAYGHGVERVCAALPEADGFAILELDAAIALRTQGITQPILLLEGAFSPLEMQRCAQYQLMFAIHEPRHLQWLADTELERPVDVFLKLNTGMNRLGFPAADVTSLVAQLQAMANVASVTLMTHFATADEPEQGIAKQWGNFQQHCADLNMPATLANSAAIFAYPEVHAQWVRPGIALYGSSPFAHRSAQELDLHAAMTLRSRIIAVQSLQAGDTVGYGASFIADRAMKIGVVACGYADGYPRHAPTGTPILVAGQLSRVLGRVSMDMLCVDLTDIADAQIDAEVELWGQRLSIDLVAQAAGTIAYELMCAIANRVPVRTN
- a CDS encoding aspartate kinase codes for the protein MALIVQKYGGTSVGSPDRIKNVARRVAKFKAQGHDLVVVLSAMSGETNRLIALAKEMQANPDPRELDVIVSTGEQVTIGLLVMALKEMGLDAVSYTGGQVKILTDSSHTKARIQHIDDANMRADLNAGRIVVVAGFQGVDPNGNITTLGRGGSDTSGVALAAALKADECQIYTDVDGVYTTDPRVVPEAKKLKTITFEEMLEMASLGSKILQIRSVEFAGKYNVKLRVLSSFQEEGEGTLITFEEDSTVEKPVISGIAFNRDEARINVIGVPDKPGIAYQILGPVADANIDVDMIIQNVGQDGTTDFSFTVPKGEMARAIKVLEGVQSHIGGKSVSGDDKICKVSIVGVGMRSHVGVASTMFRTLAEEGINIQMISTSEIKISVVVDEKYLELAVRVLHKAFGLDQQG
- a CDS encoding recombinase family protein; the protein is MLRKRWNSHCIFWMNSTMVTKAALYLRSSKDRSDVSIDAQRRQLQELAAERGYLLTAEFTDVVESGKDEQRPGFQALVAAVRNKRRGWDALLILDTSRLARRRHISLIFEEVECRKFGVKVIYKSLPDTDPVTEMLLKSILQAMDEWHSLTSKAKGLAGMTENVRQGWRAGGRAPLGYRLEHIETGALREGTPVVKSRLALSDEADKVRKYLKAKAMGGSRQLALKDAGLKIAGSTAIGIEWNALTYAGHTVWNQRNEINDTGYVGGEKRKPRSEWVIQHNTHPALITDDEADAILNMLETSSMSKSRRTRSDYLLSGILKSPDGTAWHSDGEGSYRAGKGKRIKADVIEPAVLAQLTDNLLAHDFVAAFTKAAKRQTEAKMRDTELPNLRKELADIERHIIRITELLAQTTSPAPLLRQIESYEQRRIALEEDVVRRTEVEKEAQAVRNLTEVQVSKIMKGIAEDMAYLDRERLKDFIRGLIQKVELDVAASTFQLTYYLDAGNKVASPRGIEPRPPP